In Nitrosarchaeum koreense MY1, one genomic interval encodes:
- a CDS encoding pyridoxal-phosphate dependent enzyme, protein MSDEKENNIDKVLLERFEREIWSKVPHLEGTKIVNSTPLIDLTEDFKECAKSVYKFELDDNNLKVYGKFDSTLLSGSIKVRAATHIIHDAIASGKLKGSQTVIEATSGNFGIALGLLSKIGVSVVALVSRKLQEGVFKELRNENIRIMDLDMDICPAPGMENRADELAAKATAGNIRSQLSELGFNPEIFDINIQEIEALLAKQDIINLARFLAKIYNLFCPKQYDNELNVDVHRIITAPEIDQQLRENGDSLENYQIICSFGTGGTSGGLSQYMAKKYDKKSIHVVFPIPGQDVAGIRTKAKASGLTLYKPDTFAAEHEIDYEKAKFLLKFFVDKGHDIGESTALELFAAMQMAKSGNYKKFIIIVADGIEKYRKNFEQISKKQLPINISLEEASSIVNDYDRIIWVHTQYTPKEAGIEMLAKSLGVDKSKISVPKARTINELLSTQKIPEELSKELNGSKGKSLLVCMAGNTSLMTAQVLASKGIITQSLNGGITNLPEGRGRNPGEYIKAATE, encoded by the coding sequence TTGTCAGACGAAAAAGAAAATAATATAGATAAAGTCTTATTGGAACGTTTTGAACGAGAAATTTGGAGTAAAGTGCCCCATTTAGAAGGTACAAAGATTGTAAATTCAACACCATTAATTGATCTAACAGAAGATTTCAAAGAATGTGCTAAAAGTGTGTATAAATTCGAACTTGATGATAACAATTTGAAAGTTTATGGAAAGTTTGATTCTACACTACTAAGCGGTTCAATCAAAGTAAGAGCTGCTACTCATATCATTCATGATGCAATTGCATCTGGAAAACTAAAAGGAAGTCAAACGGTAATTGAAGCTACTTCTGGAAATTTTGGAATAGCTTTAGGGCTATTATCAAAAATTGGAGTAAGTGTAGTTGCACTAGTGTCAAGAAAATTACAAGAGGGAGTGTTTAAAGAATTAAGAAATGAGAATATTCGAATTATGGATTTGGATATGGATATTTGTCCAGCTCCAGGAATGGAAAACCGAGCAGATGAGTTAGCTGCAAAAGCAACTGCTGGAAATATTCGTTCACAGTTATCAGAACTTGGTTTTAATCCTGAAATTTTTGACATTAATATTCAAGAAATAGAAGCATTATTAGCTAAACAAGACATCATAAATTTAGCAAGATTTCTTGCTAAAATTTACAATCTATTCTGTCCAAAACAGTATGATAACGAATTGAATGTTGATGTTCATAGAATTATAACAGCTCCAGAAATTGATCAACAACTTCGAGAAAATGGGGATTCGTTGGAAAATTATCAAATAATCTGTTCATTTGGTACTGGAGGAACTTCCGGAGGTTTAAGTCAATATATGGCTAAAAAATACGATAAGAAATCAATACATGTTGTTTTTCCTATTCCTGGTCAAGATGTTGCGGGAATTAGAACAAAAGCCAAAGCTTCAGGTTTGACACTTTACAAACCAGATACATTTGCTGCAGAACATGAGATAGATTATGAGAAAGCAAAATTCCTATTGAAGTTTTTTGTAGATAAGGGACATGACATAGGTGAGAGTACTGCTCTAGAATTATTTGCTGCTATGCAGATGGCAAAATCAGGAAATTATAAAAAATTCATCATAATAGTAGCGGATGGAATTGAAAAATACAGAAAGAATTTCGAGCAAATATCAAAAAAACAATTGCCAATTAATATTTCATTAGAAGAAGCTTCATCAATTGTAAATGATTATGACAGAATTATTTGGGTACATACACAATACACTCCTAAAGAAGCTGGAATTGAAATGCTTGCAAAATCATTAGGGGTCGATAAATCTAAAATTTCCGTACCCAAAGCAAGAACGATTAATGAATTATTATCCACCCAGAAAATTCCTGAAGAGTTAAGTAAGGAACTAAACGGTTCAAAAGGAAAATCACTATTAGTTTGCATGGCTGGAAATACCTCCCTTATGACTGCACAAGTACTTGCCAGTAAAGGAATAATTACTCAAAGCTTGAACGGAGGAATTACAAATTTGCCTGAAGGAAGAGGTAGAAATCCAGGTGAATACATAAAAGCAGCTACTGAATAA
- a CDS encoding ASCH domain-containing protein — protein sequence MKCLSISQPFADLIILGKKTIELRNWNTNFRGEFLIHAPLKIKTEDCKRLKINKKFVTGVIIGKAELYDVKKYNSLKEIREDQKFHFAAKKFQNKIYGFKIRNVKILKIPIPCKGQLGFFNVELTKIKNKDILSDIIDEEYRYQWINHH from the coding sequence TTGAAGTGCTTATCAATATCCCAACCATTTGCAGATTTAATAATTTTAGGTAAAAAAACAATAGAATTAAGAAATTGGAACACAAATTTTCGAGGAGAATTTTTGATTCATGCACCACTTAAAATAAAAACTGAAGATTGTAAGAGATTAAAAATTAATAAAAAATTTGTCACAGGTGTCATAATTGGAAAAGCAGAACTATATGATGTAAAAAAATATAATTCACTTAAAGAAATAAGAGAGGATCAAAAATTTCATTTTGCGGCAAAAAAATTTCAAAACAAAATTTATGGATTTAAAATAAGAAATGTAAAAATCTTAAAAATTCCTATTCCATGTAAAGGACAATTAGGTTTTTTCAATGTAGAATTAACAAAAATCAAAAACAAAGATATTTTGTCAGATATAATAGATGAGGAGTATAGATATCAATGGATCAATCATCATTGA
- a CDS encoding TATA-box-binding protein, translated as MPQTKPIVSVENVVASASVEQKIDLNEITEKFPDTEYHPEQFPGLVFRLQNPRTATLIFRTGKMVCTGAKSEDMAIKAVNTVVQKLRKGKIKIKNDAVITVQNIVAAINLGGKIHLEKAARTLPRSMYEPEQFPGLIHRMLDPKTVILLFASGKLVCTGAKKESDVYRSVHNLHSLLEEKNLMIYDQ; from the coding sequence ATGCCTCAAACAAAACCTATTGTTAGTGTTGAAAATGTAGTTGCTTCTGCATCAGTGGAGCAAAAAATTGATCTAAACGAAATAACTGAAAAATTTCCAGATACCGAATATCATCCAGAACAATTTCCTGGATTAGTATTTAGATTACAAAATCCAAGAACGGCAACGCTCATTTTTAGAACAGGAAAAATGGTATGTACAGGTGCAAAATCCGAAGATATGGCAATTAAAGCTGTTAACACAGTAGTTCAAAAACTAAGAAAAGGTAAAATAAAAATAAAAAATGACGCAGTGATAACAGTTCAAAATATAGTAGCAGCAATAAATCTTGGTGGTAAAATCCACTTAGAAAAAGCGGCTAGAACATTACCTAGAAGTATGTATGAGCCTGAACAATTTCCAGGATTAATTCACAGAATGCTAGATCCAAAAACAGTCATACTATTATTTGCTTCAGGAAAGCTAGTATGTACGGGTGCAAAAAAAGAATCAGACGTATATAGGTCCGTACATAACCTACACTCGTTATTAGAGGAAAAAAACCTCATGATATATGATCAGTAA
- a CDS encoding P-II family nitrogen regulator, whose translation MKQIEATIQNDKIGPVADAIKEMVGGFTVLEGNGRGSGQRQTIRGGRGTGTFVAEFNKVATVSTIVDDSKVEAVIKAISDAAFSGKAGDGIIVVSAVDDVINIASKKRGSEAL comes from the coding sequence ATGAAGCAAATCGAGGCAACAATTCAAAATGACAAAATAGGTCCAGTTGCAGATGCCATAAAAGAGATGGTTGGAGGATTTACGGTATTAGAAGGAAATGGTAGAGGTTCTGGTCAAAGACAAACCATAAGAGGTGGAAGAGGCACTGGTACTTTTGTTGCAGAATTCAATAAAGTTGCAACTGTTAGCACAATTGTAGATGATTCAAAAGTAGAAGCAGTCATTAAAGCGATTTCAGATGCAGCATTTTCAGGAAAAGCAGGTGATGGGATTATTGTTGTGTCAGCAGTTGATGATGTTATAAATATTGCATCAAAAAAGAGAGGCTCAGAAGCCCTCTAA
- a CDS encoding DUF6659 family protein, which yields MNDNFYQQRLDEIFQENDIRFAGFIDSKGSLIRGKFREDIVPFETNDEQQKIFRELAYRVATRKNFDYSMGPVKYSASRREKLVMMSFPLKKNILLITTEPNVNIDRLAYKILQILEK from the coding sequence ATGAATGATAATTTTTACCAACAGAGATTAGATGAGATTTTCCAAGAAAATGATATAAGATTTGCTGGATTTATAGATAGTAAAGGGAGTTTGATAAGAGGTAAATTTAGAGAAGATATTGTTCCTTTTGAAACAAATGACGAGCAACAGAAAATATTTAGAGAATTAGCATATAGAGTAGCAACCAGAAAAAATTTTGATTATTCAATGGGTCCTGTAAAATATTCAGCATCAAGACGTGAAAAATTGGTAATGATGAGCTTTCCTCTTAAGAAAAACATTCTTTTAATCACTACCGAACCAAATGTAAACATCGACAGATTAGCATACAAAATTCTTCAGATTCTTGAAAAATAG
- a CDS encoding Lrp/AsnC family transcriptional regulator, giving the protein MPRAYVLINCDLGSEKNVISSLKSTENVIEVHGTLGLYDIVSKIESDSEEKIQKTITNVIRKIPKIQSTVTLTRSEGKELFQASEKLIGSMLGKNNVQAYVVIHGDKGEEYNILKNLSHIQEVKEADVVFGYYDVICKIETSDYKLMENIITKGIRKLPHVRTTMTLNVIIEQET; this is encoded by the coding sequence ATGCCACGAGCATATGTGCTGATAAATTGTGATCTGGGATCTGAAAAAAATGTAATTTCATCGTTAAAATCAACTGAAAATGTTATCGAAGTGCATGGTACTCTTGGTCTTTATGATATTGTTTCAAAAATAGAATCAGATTCCGAAGAAAAGATTCAAAAAACCATTACAAATGTAATCCGTAAAATCCCAAAAATTCAGTCTACAGTAACTCTTACTAGATCAGAAGGCAAAGAACTATTCCAAGCATCTGAAAAACTTATTGGATCTATGCTTGGTAAAAACAATGTACAGGCTTATGTTGTCATTCATGGTGATAAAGGGGAAGAATATAATATTTTAAAAAATTTGAGTCATATTCAAGAAGTAAAAGAAGCTGATGTGGTATTTGGTTATTATGATGTCATTTGTAAAATTGAAACATCTGATTACAAATTAATGGAAAATATAATTACAAAAGGTATTAGAAAATTACCTCATGTCAGAACTACTATGACATTAAATGTCATTATAGAGCAAGAGACTTAG
- the dusB gene encoding tRNA dihydrouridine synthase DusB — protein MLPTFSSRAFLAPMAGVSDPALRLQCKRMGAGLVVTEFTSIHSIIAKEKQLKENKKNIQEFLEYSEQERPLSVQLFGSDLLALEKAAKIVEPFFDIIDYNMGCPAPHITQQMAGGALLQEINLTQQIFSTLVNAVKKPVTLKIRLGVTEASRYLFKDISEIAEDEGIQMITLHPRTVTQGYSGNADWQMIKELKEISNIPIVGNGDITTPEDAKTMIDQTGCDYIMIGRGAMGNPFLFEQINDYLTTGTYNKYTFKDKLDAFFDYLHLTTQYKIKFSNIKSQAMRFTKGMNGGSKLRPKISQSKNLIELEKIMNDAYV, from the coding sequence ATGCTTCCAACTTTTTCAAGTAGAGCCTTTTTAGCACCTATGGCTGGAGTGAGTGATCCGGCCTTAAGATTACAATGTAAAAGAATGGGAGCAGGGTTGGTAGTAACTGAATTTACTAGTATTCACAGTATAATTGCTAAAGAAAAACAACTAAAAGAAAATAAAAAAAATATTCAGGAATTTTTAGAATACTCTGAACAGGAAAGACCTTTATCTGTTCAATTATTTGGTTCTGATCTTTTAGCATTAGAAAAAGCTGCAAAGATTGTTGAACCTTTTTTTGATATAATTGATTATAATATGGGTTGTCCAGCACCACATATTACACAACAAATGGCAGGTGGAGCTCTATTACAAGAAATCAACCTTACCCAACAAATTTTTAGTACTCTTGTTAATGCTGTTAAAAAACCAGTAACTTTGAAAATACGTTTAGGAGTTACTGAAGCAAGTAGATATCTCTTTAAAGATATTTCAGAAATTGCTGAAGATGAAGGAATACAAATGATAACACTTCATCCTCGAACTGTAACTCAGGGATATTCTGGTAATGCTGATTGGCAAATGATTAAAGAACTAAAAGAGATATCCAATATTCCTATAGTTGGTAATGGTGATATCACAACTCCTGAAGATGCTAAAACAATGATAGATCAAACTGGCTGTGATTACATTATGATTGGTAGAGGTGCAATGGGTAATCCCTTTTTGTTTGAACAAATTAATGATTACTTGACAACTGGAACTTATAACAAATATACATTCAAAGATAAACTAGATGCGTTTTTTGATTACCTTCACCTTACAACTCAATACAAAATAAAATTTTCAAACATCAAAAGTCAGGCTATGAGATTTACTAAGGGAATGAATGGTGGTTCAAAATTACGACCAAAAATTTCTCAATCAAAAAATCTAATTGAACTTGAAAAAATTATGAACGATGCTTATGTTTAA
- a CDS encoding thrombospondin type 3 repeat-containing protein, whose product MKQYYILGFLLLIASIGIFQSSAFGVEDNDNDGVTNNLDLCPNLQEDYTGTIDGCPSTFVPWYDVDFDGIPDHIDTCPTVRETYNKYQDEDGCPDLTPSTDKAVADTDGDGIIDNLDLCPTQPETFNGVDDKDGCPDNISLTDTDRDGISDHLDSCPTAPETYNKYQDTDGCPDVAIGTTTDYKFPDADGDGIDDRWDSCISEPETFNGFLDWDGCPDTVTARSGSLIDSDYDSIPDSIDQCPQERENFNKFQDNDGCPDVIDYKIVGDADGDGIFGDNDLCPYNPETYNKFKDTDGCPDSIFNEKFIADSDGDGIIDNLDLCPTQPETVNGFQDTDGCPDKFTSSLDSDYDGIFGDNDLCPYTRETFNNFQDTDGCPDVTSDTTTSYQFPDADGDGIDDRWDSCISEPETFNGFLDWDGCPDTVTARSGSLIDSDYDSIPDSIDQCPQERENFNKFRDDDGCPDSLDLKSVGDSDYDGIFGDNDLCPYSRENYNGFQDDDGCPDSISVDKFAADTDGDGILDNLDLCPTQPETVNGFQDEDGCPDKFTSTLDIDQDGILDAVDACPSNPETYNNFQDEDGCPDVAIGTTTDYKFPDADEDGIDDRWDSCLNEKENFNGYLDWDGCPDVRGADSSAPTRPDSDSDGYPDDIDSCPTAPETWNKYRDWDGCPDTAPEQQRFVHDDDLDGIINDIDKCPLKSEDYIGIIDGCPEQ is encoded by the coding sequence ATGAAACAATATTACATTCTTGGATTTTTACTTTTGATTGCCTCTATTGGTATTTTCCAAAGTAGTGCCTTTGGTGTTGAAGATAATGACAATGACGGTGTTACAAATAATCTTGATTTATGCCCAAATCTTCAAGAAGATTATACCGGTACAATTGATGGCTGTCCATCTACATTTGTCCCATGGTATGATGTTGATTTTGATGGAATTCCAGATCATATTGATACATGTCCTACTGTTAGAGAGACATACAATAAATATCAAGATGAAGACGGCTGCCCTGACTTGACACCCTCTACAGATAAGGCAGTTGCAGATACTGATGGTGATGGTATTATCGATAATTTAGATTTGTGTCCAACTCAACCTGAAACATTCAATGGAGTTGATGACAAAGACGGTTGTCCTGATAATATTTCATTAACAGATACTGATAGAGATGGCATTTCTGATCATTTAGATTCATGTCCAACTGCTCCTGAAACTTATAATAAATATCAAGACACTGACGGTTGCCCTGATGTAGCAATCGGTACTACAACTGATTACAAATTCCCAGACGCTGATGGCGATGGAATTGATGACAGATGGGATTCATGTATAAGTGAACCAGAAACATTTAATGGATTTTTGGATTGGGATGGTTGCCCTGACACAGTAACAGCACGTTCTGGAAGTTTGATTGATTCTGATTATGATTCAATCCCTGATTCTATTGATCAATGTCCTCAAGAACGTGAAAACTTTAACAAATTCCAAGATAATGACGGTTGTCCTGATGTGATTGATTATAAAATAGTAGGTGATGCTGACGGTGACGGCATTTTTGGTGACAATGATTTATGTCCATATAATCCAGAAACATATAATAAATTCAAAGATACTGACGGCTGCCCTGATAGTATTTTCAATGAAAAATTCATCGCTGATTCTGATGGTGACGGTATTATCGATAATCTAGATTTATGTCCAACTCAACCTGAAACAGTTAACGGATTCCAAGACACTGACGGCTGCCCTGATAAATTTACATCATCACTTGATTCTGATTATGACGGTATTTTTGGTGACAATGATTTATGTCCATATACTAGGGAAACTTTCAATAATTTCCAAGACACTGACGGCTGCCCTGATGTAACTTCTGATACTACTACATCTTACCAATTCCCAGACGCTGATGGCGATGGAATTGATGACAGATGGGATTCATGTATAAGTGAACCAGAAACATTTAATGGATTTTTGGATTGGGATGGTTGTCCTGACACAGTAACAGCACGTTCTGGAAGTTTGATTGATTCTGATTATGATTCAATTCCAGATTCTATTGATCAATGTCCTCAAGAACGTGAAAACTTTAACAAATTCAGAGATGACGATGGCTGCCCTGATAGTCTTGATTTAAAATCAGTTGGAGATTCTGATTATGATGGTATCTTTGGTGATAACGATTTATGTCCATACTCAAGAGAGAATTATAACGGATTCCAGGATGACGATGGCTGCCCTGACAGTATCTCCGTTGATAAATTTGCTGCAGACACTGACGGTGACGGCATTTTAGATAATCTAGATTTGTGTCCAACTCAACCTGAAACAGTTAACGGATTCCAGGATGAAGACGGCTGCCCTGATAAATTTACATCAACTCTTGATATTGATCAAGATGGAATTCTTGATGCTGTAGATGCATGTCCATCAAACCCAGAAACTTACAATAATTTCCAAGATGAAGACGGCTGCCCTGATGTAGCAATCGGTACTACAACTGATTACAAATTCCCAGATGCTGATGAGGATGGAATTGATGACAGATGGGATTCATGTCTTAACGAAAAAGAAAACTTTAACGGATATCTTGATTGGGATGGATGTCCTGATGTGAGAGGAGCAGATTCATCAGCACCAACACGACCTGATTCTGATTCTGATGGATATCCTGATGATATTGATTCATGTCCAACTGCACCTGAAACTTGGAATAAATACAGAGATTGGGATGGCTGTCCTGATACTGCTCCAGAACAACAAAGATTTGTTCATGATGATGATCTTGATGGAATTATCAATGATATTGATAAATGCCCACTAAAATCTGAAGACTATATTGGAATCATTGACGGTTGCCCTGAGCAATAA
- a CDS encoding thrombospondin type 3 repeat-containing protein — protein MKKYQILGFLLLIASIGIFQSNAFGVEDNDNDGVTNNVDQCPNLQEDYTGTIDGCPSTFVPWYDADYDGIPDHIDTCPTVREIYNKFQDDDGCPDLSPSTDKAVADTDGDGIIDNLDLCPTQPETFNGVDDKDGCPDNISSTDTDRDGISDHLDSCPLIQETYNKFQDDDGCPDVAIGTTTDYKFPDADEDGIDDRWDSCLNEKENFNGYLDWDGCPDVPGTTAGNLADSDYDSIPDSVDQCPQERENFNKFQDADGCPDIIDYKIINDVDGDGIFDQNDSCPFNPETYNKFQDEDGCPDNIADDKSTADTDGDGINDYFDLCPTQPETFNGFLDKDGCPDKSLLNNDTDRDGIADDIDQCPLIQETYNKFQDDDGCPDVAIGTTTDYKFPDADEDGIDDRWDSCLNEKENFNGYLDWDGCPDVPGTTAGKLSDYDYDGIPDSVDDCPKVAERYNGFQDEDGCPDGIDLKSGGDSDKDGIADDIDQCPLIKETYNRYLDLDGCPDYIADDKSTIDTDGDGITDRLDLCPTQPENFNNYQDKDGCPDKFTSTLDTDGDGISNTIDACPSNPETYNKFQDDDGCPDVAIGTTTDYKFPDADEDGIDDRWDSCLNEKENFNGYLDWDGCPDVPGAESTISDRADSDGDGYPDSVDSCPTAPETWNKYNDSDGCPDTAPEQQRFVHDDDLDGIINDEDLCPLKSEDYIGIIDGCPEQ, from the coding sequence ATGAAAAAATATCAAATTCTTGGATTTTTACTTTTGATTGCCTCTATTGGTATTTTCCAAAGTAATGCCTTTGGTGTTGAAGACAATGACAATGACGGTGTTACAAACAATGTTGATCAATGTCCTAACCTTCAAGAAGATTATACCGGTACAATTGACGGCTGTCCATCTACATTTGTTCCATGGTATGATGCTGATTATGATGGAATTCCAGATCATATTGATACATGTCCTACTGTTAGAGAGATCTACAATAAATTCCAGGACGATGACGGCTGTCCTGATTTATCACCTTCAACAGATAAGGCAGTTGCAGATACTGATGGTGACGGTATTATCGATAATTTAGATTTGTGTCCAACTCAACCAGAAACATTCAATGGAGTTGATGACAAAGACGGTTGTCCTGATAATATTTCATCAACAGACACTGACAGAGATGGCATTTCTGATCATTTAGATTCATGTCCACTTATTCAAGAAACTTACAATAAATTCCAAGACGATGATGGCTGCCCTGATGTAGCAATCGGTACTACAACTGATTACAAATTCCCAGACGCTGATGAGGATGGAATTGATGACAGATGGGATTCATGTCTTAACGAAAAAGAAAACTTTAACGGATATCTTGATTGGGATGGATGTCCTGATGTTCCAGGTACAACTGCTGGTAATTTAGCTGATTCTGATTATGATTCAATCCCAGATTCTGTTGATCAATGTCCTCAAGAACGTGAAAACTTTAACAAATTCCAGGATGCTGACGGATGTCCAGATATAATTGATTATAAAATAATAAACGATGTTGATGGTGATGGAATTTTTGATCAAAATGATTCATGTCCATTTAATCCAGAAACTTATAATAAATTCCAAGATGAAGACGGCTGTCCTGATAATATTGCTGATGATAAATCAACTGCAGATACTGACGGTGACGGTATAAATGATTATTTTGACTTATGTCCAACTCAACCAGAAACATTCAATGGATTCTTAGATAAAGACGGCTGTCCTGATAAATCTCTTTTGAATAATGACACTGATAGGGATGGTATTGCAGATGATATTGATCAATGTCCACTTATTCAAGAAACTTACAATAAATTCCAAGACGATGATGGCTGCCCTGATGTAGCAATCGGTACTACAACTGATTACAAATTCCCAGACGCTGATGAGGATGGAATTGATGACAGATGGGATTCATGTCTTAACGAAAAAGAAAACTTTAACGGATATCTTGATTGGGATGGATGTCCTGATGTTCCAGGTACAACTGCTGGTAAATTATCTGATTATGATTATGATGGTATTCCAGATTCTGTAGATGACTGCCCAAAAGTTGCAGAAAGATACAACGGATTCCAAGATGAAGACGGCTGTCCTGACGGTATAGATCTAAAATCTGGAGGTGATTCAGACAAAGATGGTATTGCCGATGATATTGATCAATGTCCACTCATTAAAGAAACATACAATAGATATTTGGATTTAGACGGTTGCCCTGACTATATTGCTGATGATAAATCAACTATAGATACTGACGGTGACGGCATTACAGATCGTTTAGACTTATGTCCAACCCAACCTGAAAATTTCAATAATTATCAAGATAAAGACGGCTGTCCTGATAAATTTACATCTACTCTTGACACTGACGGAGATGGTATTTCAAATACAATAGATGCATGTCCATCAAACCCAGAAACTTACAATAAATTCCAAGACGATGATGGCTGCCCTGATGTAGCAATCGGTACTACAACTGATTACAAATTCCCAGACGCTGATGAGGATGGAATTGATGACAGATGGGATTCATGTCTTAACGAAAAAGAAAACTTTAACGGATATCTTGATTGGGATGGATGTCCTGATGTTCCAGGGGCTGAATCTACTATATCTGACCGAGCTGATTCTGATGGTGATGGTTATCCTGACTCTGTAGATTCATGTCCAACTGCACCTGAAACATGGAATAAATACAATGACTCTGATGGATGTCCTGATACTGCTCCAGAGCAACAAAGATTTGTTCACGATGATGATCTAGATGGAATTATCAACGATGAAGATCTATGTCCTCTAAAATCAGAAGATTATATTGGAATAATTGATGGTTGCCCAGAGCAATAG